The following are encoded together in the Mumia sp. Pv4-285 genome:
- a CDS encoding TadE family type IV pilus minor pilin has translation MEKRRRSERGMVTAETAMVVPFLVALTLALAAAAAVGITQVRLVDAAREGARMAARGDEPGEVVEGVQSMAPVGATVTTARRDDDTVEVTVRLRARVDLPVVRAFSLPLAASAVSAAEAAP, from the coding sequence GTGGAGAAGAGACGACGTTCCGAACGCGGCATGGTCACGGCCGAGACGGCGATGGTCGTCCCGTTCCTGGTCGCGCTCACGCTCGCGCTGGCTGCTGCCGCGGCGGTCGGCATCACGCAGGTCAGGCTCGTCGACGCTGCCCGGGAGGGCGCTCGGATGGCCGCGCGCGGCGACGAACCAGGCGAGGTCGTCGAAGGCGTCCAGAGCATGGCTCCTGTCGGTGCCACGGTCACGACGGCCCGACGCGACGACGACACCGTCGAGGTCACGGTGAGGCTGCGCGCACGCGTCGACCTCCCGGTGGTGCGCGCGTTCTCGCTGCCGTTGGCGGCGTCGGCGGTGAGCGCAGCCGAGGCGGCGCCGTGA
- a CDS encoding class I SAM-dependent methyltransferase, producing the protein MDRSSERASVFDACTSPYANASPRPSYPERAVRWLVGEDPVRVLELGAGAGQMTEALLRSGHDVVALDRSSDMLEQLAENLEVPVVRGVAERLPFHAGAFDVVVAAQSFHWFDPLRCLPEVARVLRTGGRLSLVWNTRDESVPWVRRLTSIIDAEPDDLEEIAGSLPLSGLFDIPESSSFGFWQQLDLDSLLELVASRSSIAAKPPSERDAILQQVRALYDSHASGHNGLRMRYATRCFRSVVHKDALNGPDAPGREFHVDLG; encoded by the coding sequence GTGGACAGGTCGTCGGAGCGTGCATCGGTGTTCGACGCGTGCACGAGCCCGTACGCGAACGCGAGCCCGCGACCGTCCTATCCCGAGCGGGCCGTGCGCTGGCTGGTCGGTGAGGACCCCGTACGCGTGCTCGAGCTGGGCGCCGGCGCCGGGCAGATGACAGAGGCGCTCCTGCGCTCGGGGCACGACGTGGTGGCCCTGGACCGGTCCTCCGACATGCTCGAACAGCTCGCCGAGAACCTCGAGGTCCCGGTCGTCCGGGGCGTCGCCGAGCGGCTCCCGTTCCACGCGGGGGCGTTCGACGTCGTCGTCGCCGCACAGTCGTTCCACTGGTTCGACCCGCTCCGCTGCCTGCCGGAGGTCGCCCGTGTCCTCCGCACCGGCGGTCGGCTCTCGCTCGTCTGGAACACCCGCGACGAGTCCGTGCCCTGGGTCCGGCGGCTCACGTCGATCATCGACGCCGAGCCCGACGACCTCGAGGAGATCGCCGGATCGCTGCCGCTGTCGGGGTTGTTCGACATCCCCGAGTCCTCGAGCTTCGGTTTCTGGCAGCAGCTCGACCTCGACTCGCTCCTCGAGCTGGTCGCGTCCCGTTCGTCCATCGCCGCGAAGCCGCCGAGCGAGCGCGACGCGATTCTCCAGCAGGTCCGCGCGCTGTACGACAGCCACGCCAGCGGCCACAACGGCCTCCGGATGCGCTACGCCACGCGATGCTTCCGGTCGGTGGTCCACAAGGACGCCCTCAACGGCCCGGACGCCCCCGGGCGCGAGTTCCACGTCGACCTGGGCTGA
- the ssd gene encoding septum site-determining protein Ssd: MPSSYAHVPRPLLVTGSEEHLDAVLRLCAAAAVEPLVCSELTTARPHWQHAPLVVLGDDVLERDLPSLERRRDVLVVARDDPPPSTWSTALALGADQLLVLPEDDDVLAGALADRADGTGRDAPVLAFVGGCGGAGASSIAASVALTAASAVGVDRGGGGVLLVDGDPFGGGLDLLLGDEARPGLRWNDLASTHGRLSGAALHRTLPRSDGLAVLSWDRGARDLPTEEVVGAVLAAVRRSHDVVVVDLPRHLDAAAREAAAGAAVGVVVVTDEVRGVAAATGIVRRLAEWATDARLVVRRRRGGLPPSLVADTLGVPLLATVDEDPRFRRAVEDGVGPVARRSAVRSTGRAVWTALAEEVLP, encoded by the coding sequence ATGCCTTCCTCGTACGCCCACGTGCCGCGCCCGTTGCTCGTCACCGGCTCGGAGGAGCATCTCGACGCGGTGCTCAGGCTGTGTGCCGCCGCGGCCGTCGAGCCGCTGGTCTGCTCCGAGCTGACGACCGCGCGTCCACACTGGCAGCACGCGCCCCTGGTCGTGCTCGGAGACGACGTCCTCGAACGAGACCTGCCGTCCCTCGAGCGACGTCGCGACGTCCTCGTTGTCGCCCGTGACGACCCGCCACCGTCGACCTGGAGCACGGCGCTCGCGCTCGGCGCCGACCAGCTGCTGGTGCTTCCGGAGGACGACGACGTCCTCGCGGGTGCGCTCGCCGACCGCGCCGACGGCACGGGTCGCGACGCCCCGGTGCTGGCGTTCGTGGGTGGCTGTGGTGGCGCAGGAGCGTCGTCGATCGCGGCGAGCGTCGCGCTGACGGCGGCTTCCGCGGTCGGCGTGGACAGGGGAGGAGGCGGGGTGCTCCTCGTCGACGGAGATCCCTTCGGCGGCGGCCTCGACCTCCTGCTCGGCGACGAGGCGCGTCCGGGCCTGCGGTGGAACGACCTCGCCTCGACCCACGGTCGCCTGAGCGGTGCCGCCCTGCACAGGACGCTTCCTCGGTCCGACGGCCTGGCGGTGCTGTCCTGGGACCGAGGGGCACGCGACCTCCCGACCGAGGAGGTCGTGGGCGCCGTCCTGGCTGCGGTCCGTCGCTCTCACGACGTCGTCGTCGTCGACCTTCCACGCCACCTCGACGCCGCGGCCCGGGAGGCTGCCGCGGGTGCTGCCGTCGGCGTCGTCGTCGTCACCGACGAGGTGCGAGGCGTCGCCGCAGCGACCGGCATCGTGCGGCGGTTGGCGGAGTGGGCGACCGACGCACGACTCGTCGTACGCCGCCGGCGCGGTGGTCTTCCACCGTCCCTCGTCGCCGACACCCTGGGGGTGCCCCTCCTCGCCACGGTGGACGAGGACCCTCGGTTCCGACGCGCGGTCGAGGACGGTGTCGGCCCGGTGGCCCGGCGATCGGCGGTCCGGAGCACCGGACGAGCCGTGTGGACGGCGCTCGCCGAGGAGGTGCTGCCGTGA
- a CDS encoding type II secretion system F family protein, with the protein MMLLATVLAALGAALAGERGPERRLQRACAPPGPGSPGVSWPDGKPADPRGRSWLTAPWFAGLLAATAVILVVGGLLGLVVGCAGGLTVARWIARLEPAAVRRRRTAELADLPLSLDLVVAAVDAGRPTTTTLALVADAVGGALGERLEAVAVRIEVGDPATVWRELADDPVLAPLARALARAARSGTSVHRSLLRSADDLRSSARAEALERARSVGVRTAAPLGACFLPAFLLVGVVPTVAATFAELGL; encoded by the coding sequence ATGATGCTGCTCGCCACCGTGCTGGCGGCGCTCGGCGCGGCGCTGGCCGGCGAGCGGGGGCCTGAACGTCGCCTTCAGCGTGCGTGCGCGCCGCCTGGTCCCGGGTCGCCGGGAGTTTCGTGGCCAGACGGGAAGCCCGCCGATCCTCGAGGGCGGAGCTGGCTGACGGCGCCGTGGTTCGCCGGCCTGCTCGCGGCGACGGCCGTCATTCTCGTGGTCGGTGGCCTCCTCGGACTCGTCGTCGGGTGTGCCGGTGGACTCACCGTCGCCCGATGGATCGCACGACTCGAGCCGGCGGCCGTGCGCCGTCGCCGCACCGCTGAGCTCGCCGACCTTCCGCTCTCTCTCGACCTGGTGGTTGCCGCGGTCGACGCCGGGCGCCCGACCACGACCACGCTCGCTCTCGTGGCGGATGCCGTAGGCGGTGCCCTCGGGGAGCGGCTCGAAGCGGTCGCCGTCCGGATCGAGGTGGGCGACCCCGCGACCGTGTGGCGAGAGCTCGCCGACGACCCGGTCCTGGCACCACTGGCGCGCGCACTCGCGCGGGCGGCCCGTAGCGGGACGTCCGTGCACCGGTCGCTCCTGCGCAGCGCCGACGACCTGCGGTCGAGTGCCCGTGCCGAGGCGCTCGAACGCGCGCGCTCGGTCGGCGTACGGACTGCTGCGCCTCTCGGGGCGTGCTTCCTGCCTGCGTTCCTGCTCGTCGGGGTCGTGCCGACGGTGGCGGCGACCTTCGCCGAGCTGGGGCTGTGA
- a CDS encoding type II secretion system F family protein — MAGPHGESALIACVLAATAVWLVAGRAGPRRLATLSPAQQRGPAPRRWGRPRSGTLPVAVAAVTVALLAVTGVTVVAVLVAGGVAWLVAALRVRTRARAARRRTHARITAACEALAAELAAGLPPSLALERVAADFDELKPVYAQVRLGGDAATAFRAAAARPGAAGLRDVAAAWTVSVRSGARLAAVLDRVVENLREQDDIVREVDSTLGPPRATARLLAVLPLLALALGAALGGNPVAFLLGPGVGSWCLAAGAALAVVGVLWVERITDGVAR; from the coding sequence GTGGCAGGGCCGCACGGTGAGAGTGCGCTGATCGCGTGCGTGCTGGCCGCCACGGCTGTCTGGCTGGTCGCAGGTCGGGCAGGCCCGCGCCGCCTCGCGACGCTGTCCCCCGCACAGCAGCGTGGACCTGCACCGCGGCGTTGGGGACGTCCTCGGTCGGGGACGCTGCCGGTGGCGGTCGCCGCCGTGACGGTCGCGCTCCTGGCGGTCACCGGGGTGACGGTCGTCGCGGTGCTGGTGGCGGGAGGTGTCGCGTGGCTGGTCGCGGCCCTGCGTGTTCGCACCCGGGCCCGTGCGGCGCGCCGTCGGACCCATGCCCGCATCACGGCCGCGTGCGAGGCGCTCGCTGCGGAGCTCGCAGCAGGGCTGCCGCCGTCCCTGGCGCTCGAGCGGGTCGCCGCCGACTTCGACGAGCTGAAGCCGGTCTACGCGCAGGTGCGCCTCGGTGGTGACGCGGCCACTGCGTTCCGTGCGGCCGCTGCGCGACCGGGGGCCGCAGGGTTGCGGGACGTCGCGGCAGCGTGGACGGTCAGCGTGCGGTCGGGGGCGAGGTTGGCCGCGGTGCTGGACCGGGTCGTCGAAAACCTGCGGGAGCAGGACGACATCGTCCGCGAGGTCGACTCCACGCTCGGTCCTCCCCGTGCGACCGCGCGGCTGCTCGCGGTGCTGCCCCTCCTGGCCCTCGCACTCGGCGCTGCGCTCGGCGGCAATCCCGTCGCGTTTCTGCTCGGCCCCGGAGTCGGTTCATGGTGTCTCGCCGCAGGCGCCGCCCTGGCCGTCGTCGGAGTGCTGTGGGTCGAGCGCATCACGGACGGCGTCGCCCGATGA
- a CDS encoding helix-turn-helix domain-containing protein — MTTSLAPVPPAPEPAPLLRQALGDALRDERRARGRTLRDVAKSSQVSLAYLSEVERGQKEASSEIIAAVCSALGITMLDLVASVARSYALHEGRAPIRAAGAPPCPVAMAA, encoded by the coding sequence GTGACCACGTCGCTCGCGCCCGTCCCGCCCGCACCGGAGCCCGCCCCGCTGCTTCGCCAGGCGCTGGGTGACGCGCTGCGTGACGAACGCCGTGCCCGTGGTCGGACCCTGCGCGACGTCGCCAAGTCGTCGCAGGTGTCGCTCGCGTACCTCTCCGAGGTCGAGCGCGGACAGAAGGAAGCCTCGTCGGAGATCATCGCCGCGGTGTGCTCCGCGCTGGGCATCACGATGCTCGATCTCGTCGCGTCGGTGGCTCGCAGCTATGCCCTCCACGAGGGTCGCGCCCCGATCCGCGCTGCCGGTGCCCCGCCCTGCCCGGTCGCGATGGCCGCCTGA
- a CDS encoding DUF4244 domain-containing protein, with amino-acid sequence MKFLTTLRARAGEQGMTTSEYAVGTVGACTVGGAIYTIATSDWFNDFIQNVFEKGIELLPFM; translated from the coding sequence ATGAAGTTCCTGACGACCCTTCGCGCCCGTGCCGGCGAGCAGGGCATGACCACCTCGGAGTACGCCGTCGGCACGGTCGGCGCCTGCACCGTCGGCGGAGCGATCTACACGATCGCGACCTCCGACTGGTTCAACGACTTCATCCAGAACGTCTTCGAGAAGGGCATCGAGCTCCTTCCCTTCATGTGA
- a CDS encoding oxidoreductase translates to MPDPFSALIDLDGVPSAFAATRDGIDSLLRDRGLRRSTPEMTADSLLLGAAASAAIEGASYDPDGLRRGEADPLALATARMTTELLGLVPTWNRAPLQAIARLHALVARGSVTDDELGRPVSPEGARRLGTLAQAVVAPTQAPGLLVAAVVHAEIATANAFASDNGVVARAAERLVLVAKGVDPASLTVPEAGHRAAGGGYAKLLGEYEADGVSGVHRWLLYAAQAYADGAEAAPVEPPKGPRRRG, encoded by the coding sequence GTGCCTGACCCGTTTTCCGCCCTGATCGACCTCGACGGCGTGCCCTCGGCGTTCGCCGCCACCCGCGACGGCATCGACTCGCTCCTCCGCGACCGCGGTCTGCGCCGCAGCACCCCCGAGATGACGGCCGACTCGCTCCTGCTCGGCGCGGCAGCCAGTGCGGCGATCGAGGGCGCGTCGTACGACCCTGACGGGCTCCGCCGCGGCGAGGCCGATCCCCTCGCGCTGGCCACGGCACGCATGACGACCGAGCTGCTCGGCCTCGTCCCGACGTGGAACCGAGCGCCCCTCCAGGCGATCGCGCGGCTGCACGCCCTCGTCGCACGGGGCAGCGTCACCGATGACGAGCTCGGTCGTCCGGTCTCACCCGAGGGAGCTCGCCGGCTCGGCACGCTCGCTCAGGCCGTGGTCGCGCCGACCCAGGCTCCCGGTCTACTCGTCGCCGCCGTGGTGCACGCGGAGATCGCGACCGCGAACGCGTTCGCGTCCGACAACGGCGTCGTCGCCCGCGCCGCCGAGCGGCTGGTGCTGGTCGCCAAGGGCGTCGACCCAGCGAGCCTGACCGTCCCGGAGGCGGGTCATCGGGCAGCGGGTGGTGGCTACGCGAAGCTTCTCGGAGAGTACGAGGCAGACGGGGTGAGCGGCGTGCACCGGTGGCTGCTCTACGCGGCGCAGGCGTACGCGGACGGAGCCGAGGCGGCGCCGGTCGAGCCGCCCAAGGGTCCACGCCGGCGCGGCTGA
- a CDS encoding CbiQ family ECF transporter T component has product MSTPQLVGSYQPGDSVVHRLPVGVKVSALAVFSISVVAVRSMPASWVFLALALVAALLARVSVGALLRAARGVLIVAVVVAAFQWWLKGPDRAIETVVDLLALALVAVVLTATTPVNAMLDAMIRWSTPFRRLGADPERFALTVGLAVQAIPGTIAIAVETRDAARARGLERRPRAYLSPFVIRVVARAQETGDALAARGLGDD; this is encoded by the coding sequence GTGAGCACGCCCCAGCTCGTCGGCAGCTATCAGCCCGGGGACTCGGTGGTCCACCGGCTCCCCGTCGGCGTGAAGGTCAGCGCCCTCGCGGTGTTCAGCATCAGCGTGGTCGCGGTCCGGAGCATGCCGGCGTCCTGGGTGTTCCTCGCCCTCGCCCTCGTCGCGGCGCTGCTCGCGCGCGTCTCGGTCGGCGCCCTCCTCCGCGCCGCACGCGGGGTGCTCATCGTCGCGGTCGTCGTGGCCGCGTTCCAGTGGTGGCTGAAGGGCCCCGACCGGGCGATCGAGACGGTCGTGGACCTCCTCGCCCTGGCCCTCGTCGCCGTCGTGCTGACGGCGACGACCCCCGTCAACGCGATGCTCGACGCGATGATCCGCTGGAGCACCCCGTTCAGGCGACTCGGTGCAGACCCGGAGCGCTTCGCGCTGACGGTCGGCCTCGCCGTGCAGGCCATCCCGGGGACGATCGCGATCGCCGTCGAGACCCGCGACGCAGCACGGGCACGCGGCCTCGAGCGCCGCCCACGGGCGTACCTCTCACCGTTCGTGATCCGTGTCGTCGCGCGCGCCCAGGAGACTGGCGACGCCCTCGCGGCGCGCGGCCTCGGTGACGACTGA
- a CDS encoding HAD family hydrolase, with product MTRSDAASVPPATTRSAAFFDLDKTIIARSSTLAFSKHFYDSGLINRRSVLRSAYAQFVFALQGADEAQMERMRAYLTQLVKGWDVDTVRQVVSETLHTVVDPLVYVEAVELISAHHAAGRDVVIVSASGSEVVDPIGAMLGADHVIATRLVEAEGVYTGEIEMYAYGENKAAGIRDLAEEQGYDLAESYAYSDSETDVPMLAEVGHPFVVNPDKTLRRVATEEGWPVLEFAQPITLKSRVSLDSTGSKVAVAGLAAAAVSAAAGVALHQLRRRRTDEA from the coding sequence GTGACCAGGTCCGACGCAGCGTCAGTCCCTCCCGCCACCACGCGCTCTGCGGCCTTCTTCGACCTCGACAAGACGATCATCGCGAGGTCGAGCACGCTCGCGTTCTCCAAGCACTTCTACGACTCAGGCCTGATCAACCGGCGGTCGGTGCTCCGCAGCGCGTACGCCCAGTTCGTCTTCGCTCTGCAGGGTGCCGACGAGGCTCAGATGGAGCGCATGCGCGCCTACCTGACGCAGCTGGTGAAGGGGTGGGACGTCGACACCGTCCGGCAGGTCGTCTCCGAGACCCTCCACACGGTCGTCGACCCGCTGGTCTACGTCGAGGCCGTCGAGCTGATCTCGGCCCACCACGCCGCCGGTCGCGACGTCGTGATCGTGTCCGCGTCCGGTTCCGAGGTCGTCGACCCGATCGGCGCGATGCTCGGTGCCGACCACGTGATCGCGACCCGGCTCGTCGAGGCCGAGGGGGTCTACACCGGTGAGATCGAGATGTACGCGTACGGCGAGAACAAGGCCGCCGGCATCCGCGACCTCGCCGAGGAGCAGGGCTACGACCTCGCTGAGTCGTACGCCTACTCCGACTCGGAGACGGACGTCCCGATGCTCGCCGAGGTCGGCCACCCGTTCGTCGTGAACCCGGACAAGACGCTGCGCCGGGTCGCCACCGAGGAGGGCTGGCCGGTGCTCGAGTTCGCCCAGCCCATCACGCTCAAGTCGCGGGTCTCGTTGGACTCGACCGGGAGCAAGGTGGCTGTCGCGGGGCTCGCCGCCGCAGCCGTCTCGGCGGCCGCAGGCGTCGCCCTGCACCAGCTCCGACGGCGCCGGACCGACGAGGCCTGA
- a CDS encoding DUF402 domain-containing protein, producing the protein MAPPQQPDWPADGTPVRQETTKYGGHPHWEFDTTFVGGDEHGAWLFMPAGSRMVRPGRDVRTRVASITLIPHTAPYVATFHAVEDAPSGRLRWRLYVDMTTPAVWERPDLVTMLDLDLDVVLTIDGTVELLDEDELAEHRAAYGYPDALVEMAEQSAVDVTTAIREGTEPFGAIGWQRLRRAKRAYA; encoded by the coding sequence GTGGCACCCCCGCAGCAGCCCGACTGGCCTGCTGACGGCACCCCGGTCCGCCAGGAGACCACCAAGTACGGCGGCCACCCGCACTGGGAGTTCGACACGACCTTCGTCGGCGGCGACGAGCACGGCGCGTGGTTGTTCATGCCGGCGGGCTCACGGATGGTGCGCCCCGGGCGCGACGTCCGGACGAGGGTCGCGAGCATCACCCTGATCCCGCACACCGCGCCGTACGTCGCGACGTTCCACGCCGTCGAGGACGCGCCGTCCGGCCGCCTCCGCTGGCGTCTCTATGTCGACATGACGACCCCCGCCGTCTGGGAGCGTCCCGACCTCGTGACGATGCTCGACCTCGACCTCGACGTCGTGCTGACGATCGACGGCACGGTCGAGCTGCTCGACGAGGACGAGCTCGCCGAGCACCGTGCTGCCTACGGCTACCCGGACGCGCTGGTGGAGATGGCGGAGCAGTCGGCCGTCGACGTCACCACCGCGATCCGCGAGGGCACCGAACCGTTCGGCGCGATCGGTTGGCAGCGGCTGCGCAGGGCGAAGCGGGCGTACGCCTAG
- a CDS encoding TadA family conjugal transfer-associated ATPase: MRRLLDATPDRALVVEVRDRIAASGHRPTPERVAAALRAGGHVHGDRTVLAVVDALHRETVGAGLLEPLLRSPGVTDVLVNGPQEVFVDRGEGLERADVAFEDDDAVRRLAQRLAAAAGRRLDDASPFVDVRLPDGTRLHAVLAPIARPGTALSLRVPARRAYSLGELAARGAFGDEVHRLLRAIVASRVAFLVTGGTGTGKTTLLSAMLGAVDHGERVVVVEDASELRPDHPHVVALESRPANVEGAGGVVLRDLVRQALRMRPDRLVVGEVRGAEVVDLLGALNTGHEGGCGTLHANTPHDVPARLEALAMAAGMPRAALHSQLAAALHLVVHVARGRQGTRRVVEVAAFGPTIDGAVECVPALSVRDDGALVDGPAAVELRRLLGPRWAPRSTDGRGP, translated from the coding sequence GTGAGGCGGCTGCTCGACGCCACCCCCGACCGCGCGCTCGTCGTGGAGGTCCGCGACCGCATCGCGGCCTCGGGCCACCGACCGACCCCCGAGCGTGTCGCGGCCGCGCTCAGGGCGGGCGGTCACGTCCACGGTGACCGCACGGTGCTGGCGGTGGTCGATGCGCTCCACCGCGAGACCGTCGGTGCGGGGCTGCTCGAGCCGCTCCTGCGCAGTCCCGGCGTCACCGACGTCCTGGTGAACGGGCCGCAGGAGGTCTTCGTCGACAGGGGTGAGGGTCTGGAGCGGGCTGACGTCGCCTTCGAGGACGACGACGCCGTACGCCGGCTCGCCCAGCGGCTCGCCGCGGCCGCCGGACGGCGCCTCGACGATGCGTCCCCGTTCGTCGACGTACGCCTCCCCGACGGCACCCGGTTGCATGCCGTCCTCGCCCCGATCGCTCGCCCCGGCACGGCGCTGTCCCTCCGTGTCCCCGCGCGCCGCGCCTACTCCCTCGGTGAGCTCGCGGCACGGGGAGCGTTCGGCGACGAGGTCCACCGCCTGCTGCGCGCGATCGTGGCGTCCCGGGTGGCTTTCCTCGTCACCGGAGGCACGGGCACCGGCAAGACGACGCTGCTCTCGGCGATGCTGGGTGCCGTCGACCACGGCGAACGCGTCGTGGTCGTGGAGGACGCGAGCGAGCTGCGACCCGACCACCCGCACGTGGTCGCCCTCGAGTCACGACCGGCCAACGTGGAGGGCGCCGGCGGCGTCGTCCTCCGTGACCTCGTGCGCCAGGCGCTGCGCATGAGGCCGGACCGTCTTGTCGTCGGCGAGGTTCGCGGCGCCGAGGTGGTCGACCTGCTCGGCGCGCTCAACACGGGCCACGAGGGCGGATGCGGCACTCTTCACGCCAACACGCCGCACGATGTGCCGGCTCGGCTCGAGGCGCTGGCGATGGCAGCCGGGATGCCGCGGGCGGCCCTGCACAGCCAGCTCGCCGCGGCGCTGCACCTGGTCGTGCACGTCGCGCGGGGTCGCCAGGGAACGCGCCGGGTGGTGGAGGTCGCTGCCTTCGGTCCCACGATCGACGGTGCCGTCGAGTGCGTGCCAGCGCTCTCGGTACGCGACGACGGTGCGCTCGTCGACGGGCCCGCCGCGGTCGAGCTGCGCCGGCTGCTCGGTCCGCGATGGGCTCCTCGGTCCACGGACGGGCGGGGACCGTGA
- a CDS encoding GuaB1 family IMP dehydrogenase-related protein, with product MRFLNDLQPSGDLTYSDVFMVPSRSDVTSRFDVDLTTPDGIGTTIPIVAANMTAVSGRRMAETLARRGGIAVIPQDIPLDVVARSVSQVKAAHPVYDTPVSVTPDTTVGEALSLLPKRAHGAILVVDGDKPVGVVTEHDGAEVDRFAQVHEVMSSDVLALDVSEEPRAIFDALSERHLSYAPVLEDGALVGVATKKGALRSTLYTPALDPQGRLVIGAAIGINGDVRGKAKELLAMGVDVLVVDTAHGHQDKMLQALPLVVAERDAYEAETGRRVPVVAGNVVSADGTRDLLEAGADVAKVGVGPGAMCTTRMMTGVGRPQFSAVLECAAAAAELGGTVWADGGVRYPRDVALALAAGGASVMIGSWLAGTYESPGDLRVGSDGRAYKESFGMASARAVSNRTRDAAGFERARMALFEEGISSSRMYLDRERPGVEDLVDQIIAGVRSSATYAGARSIPEFAERAVVGLQSTAGYDEGRPLHASW from the coding sequence GTGCGATTCCTCAACGACCTCCAGCCGTCCGGCGACCTGACCTACAGCGACGTCTTCATGGTGCCGTCACGCTCCGACGTGACCTCGCGCTTCGACGTCGACCTCACGACACCGGACGGCATCGGCACGACGATCCCGATCGTCGCCGCCAACATGACGGCGGTCTCGGGCCGCCGGATGGCCGAGACGCTGGCGCGGCGCGGCGGCATCGCCGTGATCCCGCAGGACATCCCGCTCGACGTCGTGGCGCGGTCGGTGTCCCAGGTCAAGGCTGCGCACCCCGTGTACGACACGCCCGTGTCCGTCACGCCCGACACCACGGTCGGCGAGGCGCTCAGCCTGCTCCCGAAGCGCGCCCACGGCGCGATCCTCGTCGTCGACGGTGACAAGCCGGTCGGCGTGGTGACCGAGCACGACGGCGCGGAGGTCGACCGGTTCGCCCAGGTCCACGAGGTGATGAGCTCTGACGTCCTCGCCCTCGACGTCAGCGAAGAGCCGCGCGCGATCTTCGACGCGCTCAGCGAGCGCCACCTCTCGTACGCGCCGGTGCTCGAGGACGGCGCGCTCGTCGGCGTCGCCACCAAGAAGGGTGCGCTGCGCTCGACGCTCTACACCCCCGCCCTCGACCCGCAGGGGCGTCTCGTCATCGGCGCCGCGATCGGCATCAACGGTGACGTCCGCGGCAAAGCCAAGGAGCTGCTCGCGATGGGCGTCGACGTGCTCGTCGTCGACACCGCGCACGGCCACCAGGACAAGATGCTGCAGGCGCTCCCGCTGGTCGTTGCCGAGCGGGACGCGTACGAGGCCGAGACCGGTCGCCGTGTGCCCGTCGTCGCCGGCAACGTGGTCTCAGCCGACGGCACCCGCGACCTGCTGGAGGCCGGCGCCGACGTCGCGAAGGTCGGCGTGGGTCCCGGCGCGATGTGCACGACCCGCATGATGACGGGGGTCGGACGCCCGCAGTTCTCGGCCGTGCTGGAGTGCGCCGCCGCGGCGGCGGAGCTCGGCGGCACGGTGTGGGCCGACGGCGGGGTCCGCTACCCGCGCGACGTCGCGCTCGCCCTGGCGGCCGGAGGCGCCAGTGTGATGATCGGATCCTGGCTCGCCGGCACGTACGAGAGCCCCGGCGACCTGCGCGTCGGCTCGGACGGCCGCGCCTACAAGGAGTCGTTCGGGATGGCGTCGGCCCGCGCGGTCTCCAACCGCACCCGTGACGCCGCCGGCTTCGAGCGCGCACGCATGGCGCTGTTCGAGGAGGGCATCAGCAGCTCCCGGATGTACCTCGACCGCGAGCGTCCGGGTGTCGAGGACCTCGTCGACCAGATCATCGCCGGAGTCCGCTCGTCCGCGACGTACGCCGGTGCGCGCTCCATCCCCGAGTTCGCCGAGCGTGCCGTGGTCGGGCTGCAGAGCACCGCCGGGTACGACGAGGGGCGCCCGCTGCACGCCAGCTGGTGA
- a CDS encoding VOC family protein, with protein MPGHQHLVPRSVDYVEIAVTDLPAASAFYRDAFGWEIVPYGDDYAGFRTPAESGSEEAGGLRRADEVTRGSTLVLLYADDLEACAAAVVEAGGQVVEGPYAFPGGRRFHFLDPSGNELGAWSQA; from the coding sequence ATGCCTGGTCACCAGCACCTCGTCCCGCGGTCCGTCGACTACGTCGAGATCGCCGTCACCGACCTGCCGGCCGCTTCCGCGTTCTACCGTGACGCGTTCGGGTGGGAGATCGTCCCGTACGGCGACGACTACGCCGGCTTCCGCACGCCTGCGGAGTCGGGGAGCGAGGAGGCGGGCGGGTTGCGTCGTGCCGACGAGGTGACGCGGGGCAGCACCCTGGTCCTGCTGTACGCCGACGATCTCGAGGCGTGCGCTGCCGCGGTCGTCGAGGCGGGCGGTCAGGTGGTCGAAGGCCCGTACGCCTTCCCCGGCGGTCGCCGGTTCCACTTCCTCGACCCGAGCGGCAACGAGCTCGGAGCCTGGTCGCAGGCCTGA